One Nocardioides aromaticivorans genomic window carries:
- a CDS encoding NADH:flavin oxidoreductase: MSAPDVFAPVDLGPVRLRNRTVKAATFEGRTPHGEVTDELIAYHRAPAEGGVGLTTVAYLAVAPDGRTHAEQIVVSERTLPGLARLADEIHATGAAIAGQVGHAGPVANGRSNGVPAIAASRMPSPLSMQMIRSASERDLTRVTKAYVDTARLLVRAGFDVLELHMAHSYLISSFLAPALNRRRDRWGGPLERRARLARQVARVVREEVGDAVAVTAKISVSDGFAGGVTTEIGLDLARLLQGDGHLDALQLSGGSSLMNPMYLFRGAAPVSEFADTMPPLVRWGMRTPVGRSFLKEYPFEEAYFREKAMEFRRELAMPLMLLGGINRLDTMQQAMADGFDFVVMGRALLREPDLVNRLQAGVARKGICIHCNRCMPTIYSGTRCPEWAAGEIIPVVRRGE, translated from the coding sequence GTGAGCGCACCTGACGTCTTCGCCCCCGTCGACCTCGGCCCGGTGCGGCTGCGCAACCGGACGGTGAAGGCCGCGACCTTCGAAGGACGCACCCCGCACGGCGAGGTGACCGACGAGCTGATCGCCTACCACCGGGCGCCCGCCGAGGGCGGGGTCGGCCTGACGACCGTCGCCTACCTCGCGGTCGCGCCCGACGGGCGCACGCACGCGGAGCAGATCGTGGTCTCCGAGCGCACCCTGCCCGGACTGGCCCGGCTCGCCGACGAGATCCACGCGACCGGCGCCGCGATCGCCGGCCAGGTCGGCCACGCCGGCCCGGTCGCCAACGGCCGCTCCAACGGCGTCCCCGCGATCGCGGCGAGCCGGATGCCCAGCCCGCTCTCGATGCAGATGATCCGCTCGGCGTCGGAGCGGGACCTGACCCGGGTGACGAAGGCGTACGTCGACACGGCCCGCCTCCTGGTGCGCGCCGGCTTCGACGTGCTCGAGCTGCACATGGCGCACTCGTACCTGATCTCGTCCTTCCTCGCGCCCGCGCTCAACCGCCGCCGCGACCGCTGGGGTGGCCCCCTCGAGCGGCGCGCCCGGCTCGCGCGGCAGGTGGCGCGCGTCGTACGGGAGGAGGTCGGGGACGCCGTCGCGGTGACCGCGAAGATCTCGGTGTCCGACGGCTTCGCCGGCGGGGTCACGACCGAGATCGGCCTCGACCTGGCCCGGCTGCTGCAGGGCGACGGCCACCTCGACGCGCTCCAGCTCTCGGGTGGCTCGTCGCTGATGAACCCGATGTACCTCTTCCGCGGTGCCGCGCCGGTGTCGGAGTTCGCCGACACCATGCCGCCGCTGGTGCGCTGGGGGATGAGGACGCCGGTGGGGCGGAGCTTCCTGAAGGAGTACCCGTTCGAGGAGGCGTACTTCCGCGAGAAGGCGATGGAGTTCCGCCGCGAGCTCGCGATGCCGCTCATGCTGCTCGGCGGGATCAACCGGCTCGACACCATGCAGCAGGCGATGGCGGACGGCTTCGACTTCGTGGTGATGGGGCGGGCGCTGCTGCGGGAGCCGGACCTGGTCAACCGGCTGCAGGCGGGGGTCGCCCGGAAGGGGATCTGCATCCACTGCAACCGGTGCATGCCGACGATCTACTCGGGGACGCGGTGTCCGGAGTGGGCGGCGGGGGAGATCATCCCGGTGGTGCGGCGGGGGGAGTGA
- a CDS encoding NAD(P)H-dependent amine dehydrogenase family protein, which translates to MSQVIPEKPLRVVVWSTGTIGRHAIVGVDAHPNLELVGVWTSTPDKHGKDAGELAGLGRELGVRATTDRDELIALRPDCIVHGAMTDDRVFESIEDLTGFIRDGVNVVSSGPVILLHRDGTLPPEMIEAIDEAGRQGGASLHVNGIDPGFANDVLPLVMTSLSQRIDHVKVSEIADYSTYYQPVVMRDLFGFGQPLDAKPLLWEPGILTTAWGPVVRIIADGLGVTLDEPLVEEVDRRPAPRSVSTVSVDVEEGTMGSVMFRVVGTVDGVPRVTLEHVTRTDATAEPDWPTPNEGDGCYRIEITGEPCMKVEFTHHGENGDHNVSGMIVTAQRLINAVPAVVAAQPGLRSALDLGLVTGRGLVTGTKAER; encoded by the coding sequence ATGTCACAGGTCATCCCCGAGAAGCCGCTGCGTGTCGTCGTCTGGTCGACCGGGACCATCGGCCGGCACGCCATCGTCGGCGTCGACGCCCATCCCAACCTCGAGCTCGTCGGCGTGTGGACCTCCACCCCGGACAAGCACGGCAAGGACGCCGGCGAGCTGGCGGGGCTCGGCCGCGAGCTCGGCGTCAGGGCGACCACGGACCGCGACGAGCTGATCGCGCTCCGGCCCGACTGCATCGTGCACGGGGCGATGACCGACGACCGGGTCTTCGAGTCGATCGAGGACCTGACCGGGTTCATCCGCGACGGCGTCAACGTGGTGTCGTCGGGACCGGTGATCCTGCTGCACCGCGACGGGACGCTGCCGCCCGAGATGATCGAGGCGATCGACGAGGCGGGCCGGCAGGGCGGCGCCAGCCTGCACGTCAACGGCATCGACCCGGGCTTCGCCAACGACGTCCTGCCGCTCGTGATGACCTCGCTGTCCCAGCGGATCGACCACGTGAAGGTCAGCGAGATCGCGGACTACTCGACCTACTACCAGCCTGTCGTGATGCGCGACCTGTTCGGCTTCGGCCAGCCGCTCGACGCGAAGCCGCTGCTGTGGGAGCCCGGCATCCTGACCACCGCCTGGGGCCCGGTCGTGCGGATCATCGCCGACGGCCTCGGCGTGACGCTCGACGAGCCGCTCGTCGAGGAGGTCGACCGCCGCCCCGCCCCGCGCAGCGTCAGCACGGTCTCCGTCGACGTCGAGGAGGGGACGATGGGCTCGGTGATGTTCCGGGTCGTCGGCACCGTCGACGGCGTCCCGCGGGTCACCCTCGAGCACGTCACCCGCACCGACGCGACCGCCGAGCCGGACTGGCCGACGCCCAACGAGGGCGACGGCTGCTACCGGATCGAGATCACCGGCGAGCCGTGCATGAAGGTGGAGTTCACCCACCACGGCGAGAACGGCGACCACAACGTCTCCGGGATGATCGTCACCGCGCAGCGGCTCATCAACGCTGTCCCCGCGGTGGTCGCGGCCCAGCCCGGTCTGCGCTCCGCGCTCGACCTCGGACTGGTCACCGGTCGCGGCCTCGTGACCGGCACGAAGGCGGAGCGATGA
- a CDS encoding SDR family oxidoreductase: MSILDRFTLTDHVAVVTGAGRGIGAATAVALAEAGADVLISSRTEAQLLEVKERVEATGRRAVVVPANLAHTDEVAALAQAAYDAFGRLDVVVNNVGGTIPNAFLDTDVAYLEESFHFNVATAHALSRAAVPLMLASAGEGRQKSITSISSMMGRTAARGYLAYGVAKAALAHWTRLAATDLAPSVRVNGVYVGSVMTSALEFVAGVPAMKQQMEEATPLGRIGEAEDIAAAVVYLSSRAGQFVTGKLLEVDGGIQQPNLDLGLPDLQPETAPL, from the coding sequence ATGAGCATCCTCGACCGCTTCACCCTCACCGACCACGTCGCCGTCGTCACCGGCGCGGGTCGCGGCATCGGCGCCGCGACCGCCGTCGCGCTGGCCGAGGCTGGCGCCGACGTGCTGATCTCCTCGCGCACCGAGGCCCAGCTGCTGGAGGTCAAGGAGCGGGTCGAGGCGACCGGCAGGCGAGCGGTCGTCGTACCGGCGAACCTCGCGCACACCGACGAGGTCGCCGCGCTGGCGCAGGCGGCGTACGACGCCTTCGGCCGCCTCGACGTCGTCGTCAACAACGTCGGCGGCACCATCCCGAACGCCTTCCTCGACACCGACGTGGCCTATCTCGAGGAGTCCTTCCACTTCAACGTCGCGACCGCGCACGCGCTGAGCCGCGCGGCCGTCCCGCTGATGCTCGCGTCGGCGGGCGAGGGCCGGCAGAAGTCGATCACCTCCATCAGCTCGATGATGGGTCGGACCGCTGCCCGCGGCTACCTCGCGTACGGCGTCGCCAAGGCCGCCCTCGCCCACTGGACGCGGCTCGCGGCGACCGACCTGGCCCCGTCCGTCCGCGTCAACGGCGTGTACGTCGGATCGGTGATGACCAGCGCGCTGGAGTTCGTCGCCGGCGTACCCGCCATGAAGCAGCAGATGGAGGAGGCGACACCCCTCGGCCGGATCGGCGAGGCGGAGGACATCGCCGCCGCGGTGGTCTACCTGTCCTCGCGCGCGGGCCAGTTCGTGACGGGCAAGCTGCTCGAGGTCGACGGCGGGATCCAGCAGCCCAACCTCGACCTCGGCCTCCCCGACCTCCAACCCGAGACGGCCCCTCTCTAA
- a CDS encoding MBL fold metallo-hydrolase has product MSTKGVATGHAISPDSGEHWANEGAWKVADGIHRIPLPLPMDALKAINVYVVEGDDGLTLIDGGWSIPVARELLDKSLRSIDSGFGDIKRFLVTHVHRDHFTMATVLGHEYGAEVALGVDEKPALELLHRASLGEIKGSPFLEVLRTAGAADIADLWEAGHDGELPDAADWAFPDLWLEGDRSFEVGHRVIDAVHTPGHTPGHYVYADRAEGVLFAGDHVLPTITPSIGFTVPAVEQPLGQFMASLARVRQLPDLRILPAHGPVAPSSYERVDELLAHHEERLELCLASLRARGTVTSLVVAKDLGWTRHERAYDELDVFSQGMAAMETKAHLDLLVARGQATSADRADGVEYTAVN; this is encoded by the coding sequence ATGAGCACCAAGGGCGTCGCGACCGGTCATGCCATCTCGCCGGACTCCGGCGAGCACTGGGCCAACGAGGGCGCCTGGAAGGTCGCGGACGGCATCCACCGCATCCCGCTGCCGCTGCCGATGGACGCCCTCAAGGCGATCAACGTGTACGTCGTCGAGGGGGACGACGGGCTCACCCTCATCGACGGCGGCTGGTCCATCCCGGTCGCCCGCGAGCTGCTCGACAAGAGCCTGCGCTCGATCGACTCCGGCTTCGGCGACATCAAGCGCTTCCTCGTGACCCACGTCCACCGCGACCACTTCACGATGGCCACCGTCCTCGGCCACGAGTACGGCGCCGAGGTGGCCCTCGGCGTCGACGAGAAGCCCGCGCTCGAGCTGCTCCACCGGGCCTCCCTCGGCGAGATCAAGGGCAGCCCGTTCCTCGAGGTGCTGCGCACCGCCGGCGCCGCGGACATCGCGGACCTGTGGGAGGCCGGCCACGACGGCGAGCTGCCCGACGCGGCGGACTGGGCCTTCCCCGACCTCTGGCTGGAGGGCGACCGCAGCTTCGAGGTCGGCCACCGCGTCATCGACGCGGTGCACACCCCCGGTCACACGCCGGGCCACTACGTCTACGCCGACCGGGCCGAGGGCGTGCTCTTCGCCGGCGACCACGTGCTCCCGACGATCACCCCGTCGATCGGCTTCACCGTGCCGGCCGTCGAGCAGCCGCTGGGGCAGTTCATGGCCTCGCTGGCGCGGGTGCGCCAGCTGCCCGACCTGCGGATCCTCCCGGCCCACGGGCCGGTCGCCCCGTCGTCGTACGAGCGTGTCGACGAGCTGCTCGCCCACCACGAGGAGCGTCTCGAGCTGTGCCTCGCCTCGCTGCGGGCGCGCGGCACGGTCACCTCGCTCGTGGTCGCGAAAGACCTCGGCTGGACCCGCCACGAGCGGGCCTACGACGAGCTCGACGTCTTCAGCCAGGGAATGGCTGCGATGGAGACGAAGGCCCACCTCGACCTGCTCGTCGCGCGCGGCCAGGCGACGTCGGCGGACCGGGCCGACGGGGTGGAGTACACCGCCGTAAACTAG
- a CDS encoding thiamine ABC transporter substrate-binding protein produces MRARALTTITGLTAATLLAGGCSLVGQEDDDKAGVRNTEVTLVTHESFAIPEELVEQFEKDTGYQLTISKLADAGALTNQLVLTKDDPIGDVVFGVDNTFATRAVDEGVFDAYAPELPDGAEAYELPGDDDDALTPVDTGAVCVNVDSAWFRSKGIAEPQTLADLTEPAYKDLLVVPAASTSSPGLAFLLATIGRYGDGWQGYWKDLAANGAKVVKGWTEAYFEDFTFSGGDRPIVVSYDSSPAFTLNKAKTRTTTKALLDGCFQQVEYTGVLKGEDTNTEGAHAVIDWLLSPEVQAALPPSMYVFPVADGVELPADWAKFAKRPEETETVDPAEIAEQRQSWLEEWTDIVSK; encoded by the coding sequence ATGCGTGCGCGCGCACTCACCACGATCACCGGTCTCACGGCGGCGACCCTCCTGGCGGGCGGCTGCTCGCTCGTCGGGCAGGAGGACGACGACAAGGCGGGGGTGCGGAACACCGAGGTCACCCTGGTGACCCACGAGTCCTTCGCGATCCCCGAGGAGCTGGTCGAGCAGTTCGAGAAGGACACCGGCTACCAGCTGACGATCAGCAAGCTCGCCGACGCGGGCGCGCTGACCAACCAGCTGGTGCTCACGAAGGACGACCCGATCGGCGACGTCGTCTTCGGCGTCGACAACACCTTCGCGACCCGGGCCGTGGACGAGGGCGTCTTCGACGCCTACGCCCCCGAGCTCCCGGACGGTGCCGAGGCCTACGAGCTGCCGGGCGACGACGACGACGCGCTCACGCCCGTCGACACCGGCGCGGTCTGCGTCAACGTCGACTCGGCGTGGTTCCGCAGCAAGGGGATCGCCGAGCCGCAGACCCTCGCTGACCTGACCGAGCCCGCCTACAAGGACCTGCTCGTCGTCCCGGCCGCGAGCACCAGCTCGCCGGGCCTGGCCTTCCTTCTGGCCACGATCGGCCGCTACGGCGACGGGTGGCAGGGCTACTGGAAGGACCTCGCCGCCAACGGCGCCAAGGTCGTCAAGGGCTGGACCGAGGCCTACTTCGAGGACTTCACCTTCTCCGGCGGTGACCGCCCGATCGTCGTCTCCTACGACTCGTCGCCGGCCTTCACGCTCAACAAGGCCAAGACCCGGACGACGACGAAGGCGCTGCTCGACGGCTGCTTCCAGCAGGTCGAGTACACCGGCGTGCTGAAGGGCGAGGACACCAACACCGAGGGCGCGCACGCGGTCATCGACTGGCTGCTGTCGCCGGAGGTGCAGGCCGCGCTGCCGCCGTCGATGTACGTCTTCCCGGTCGCCGACGGCGTCGAGCTGCCCGCCGACTGGGCGAAGTTCGCGAAGCGCCCCGAGGAGACCGAGACCGTCGACCCGGCCGAGATCGCCGAGCAGCGGCAGTCGTGGCTGGAGGAGTGGACGGACATCGTCTCGAAGTGA
- a CDS encoding ABC transporter permease — MSTAVGGARGRTTGRIAYVVLALVPVAVVTVFFVLPVGAMLHRGLWPEGRFDPGAVLDVLRRPRTGRVVWFTVWTSTVATTVAVALGLPAAYVLHRLRFPGRSVVRAALLVPFVLPTVVVGLAVRELIAPAGVLGFLGLDGTAVAIIIGLVFFNVAVVIRTVGVAWESLDRRPAEAAAALGATPWQVFRTVTFPALRPAVVSAASVVFLFCATAFGVVLILGGVRYSSVETEIYLLTADLLDLPAAAALSLVQMLAVVLLLVVVGRLRAVPDPTVRRSVAPAARPQWRDAPAIVVTVATLAAVALPVLALVAGSFRRDGGWSLDHYRALGGSADGLFPVSVAEALGASLRIAVDATWMSLLLGLVVAFVVTRRVRSRAGRRARAALDGFFMLPLGVSAVTLGFGFLIALDEPPLDLRSSPLLVPIAQALVALPIVVRTLVPVLAGIDDRQRQAAASLGAGPLRTLLTVDLAVVWRPVLAAAGFAFAVSLGEFGATSFIVRPAEPTLPVVIYRLLGHPGPLNHGTALAASVVLAAVTAAVILVVERLRVPGTGAW; from the coding sequence ATGAGCACGGCCGTCGGCGGGGCGAGGGGGCGGACGACGGGACGCATCGCGTACGTCGTCCTGGCCCTGGTCCCCGTCGCGGTGGTGACCGTCTTCTTCGTGCTGCCCGTCGGCGCCATGCTGCACCGCGGGCTGTGGCCCGAGGGCCGCTTCGATCCGGGCGCCGTCCTCGACGTGCTGCGGCGACCACGGACCGGCCGGGTGGTGTGGTTCACCGTCTGGACCAGCACCGTGGCCACCACGGTCGCGGTCGCCCTCGGCCTGCCGGCGGCGTACGTCCTGCACCGGCTGCGCTTCCCGGGCCGCTCGGTGGTCCGTGCCGCGCTGCTGGTGCCCTTCGTGCTGCCGACCGTCGTCGTCGGGCTCGCGGTGCGCGAGCTGATCGCCCCGGCGGGCGTGCTCGGCTTCCTCGGACTCGACGGCACAGCGGTCGCGATCATCATCGGGCTGGTCTTCTTCAACGTCGCCGTCGTGATCCGCACCGTCGGCGTCGCCTGGGAGTCGCTCGACCGTCGACCCGCCGAGGCGGCCGCGGCGCTCGGAGCGACGCCGTGGCAGGTCTTCCGGACCGTCACCTTCCCGGCGCTGCGGCCGGCCGTCGTGTCCGCCGCGAGCGTGGTGTTCCTCTTCTGCGCGACCGCGTTCGGCGTGGTACTGATCCTCGGCGGGGTGCGCTACTCCTCGGTGGAGACCGAGATCTACCTGCTGACCGCCGACCTGCTCGACCTGCCGGCGGCTGCCGCGCTGTCGCTGGTGCAGATGCTCGCGGTGGTCCTCCTGCTCGTCGTGGTCGGCCGGCTGCGGGCCGTCCCGGACCCGACCGTACGACGGTCGGTCGCCCCCGCCGCGCGCCCGCAGTGGCGCGACGCCCCCGCGATCGTGGTGACCGTCGCGACGCTCGCGGCCGTCGCCCTGCCGGTCCTCGCCCTCGTCGCCGGGTCGTTCCGTCGCGACGGCGGCTGGTCCCTCGACCACTACCGCGCCCTCGGCGGGTCGGCCGACGGACTGTTCCCGGTCTCGGTCGCGGAGGCGCTCGGTGCCTCGCTGCGGATCGCCGTCGACGCCACGTGGATGTCGCTGCTGCTCGGCCTGGTGGTCGCCTTCGTGGTGACCCGGCGGGTGCGCTCGCGTGCCGGCCGCCGGGCCCGGGCCGCCCTCGACGGCTTCTTCATGCTGCCCCTGGGCGTCTCCGCGGTGACCCTCGGCTTCGGCTTCCTCATCGCGCTCGACGAGCCTCCGCTCGACCTGCGCTCGAGCCCGCTCCTCGTCCCGATCGCGCAGGCGCTGGTGGCCCTGCCGATCGTCGTACGGACCCTCGTGCCGGTGCTGGCCGGCATCGACGACCGGCAGCGGCAGGCCGCCGCGTCGCTGGGCGCCGGTCCGCTGCGCACGCTGCTGACCGTCGACCTCGCGGTGGTGTGGCGCCCGGTCCTCGCCGCTGCGGGCTTCGCGTTCGCCGTGTCGCTGGGGGAGTTCGGCGCCACGTCCTTCATCGTGCGGCCCGCCGAGCCGACCCTGCCGGTCGTGATCTACCGGCTGCTCGGCCACCCCGGGCCGCTCAACCACGGGACCGCACTGGCCGCCTCCGTGGTGCTGGCCGCGGTCACCGCGGCCGTGATCCTCGTCGTCGAGCGCCTGCGGGTGCCCGGAACAGGAGCCTGGTGA
- a CDS encoding ABC transporter ATP-binding protein → MLELSDLTVAFDGTVAVDGVDLTVADGDVLAVLGPSGCGKSTLLRAIAGLEPAVGRVAWDGADLAGTPTHRRGFALMFQDGQLFDHLTVARNVGYAQRLRGADRRAVRAEVDDLLALVGLAGYGERLPRTLSGGERQRVALARSLAARPRLILLDEPLSALDAGLRVRLGADLRRILVEAGTTALLVTHDQDEAFAVADRVALMRAGRIVQEGPVAEVWAQPVDDEARDFLGARRSFGGPDAARILAAAGLPDEDGVTIVVRPSGSGSDSGTGTVS, encoded by the coding sequence ATGCTCGAGCTCTCCGACCTGACCGTCGCCTTCGACGGCACCGTCGCCGTCGACGGGGTGGACCTCACCGTCGCCGACGGCGACGTGCTGGCCGTCCTGGGCCCCTCCGGGTGCGGCAAGTCCACGCTGCTGCGTGCGATCGCCGGCCTCGAGCCCGCCGTCGGTCGGGTCGCCTGGGACGGCGCCGACCTCGCCGGCACACCGACCCACCGGCGCGGCTTCGCGCTGATGTTCCAGGACGGCCAGCTCTTCGACCACCTCACCGTCGCCCGCAACGTCGGCTACGCGCAGCGGCTGCGCGGCGCCGACCGCCGCGCCGTCCGCGCCGAGGTCGACGACCTGCTCGCGCTCGTCGGCCTGGCGGGCTACGGCGAGCGCCTGCCCCGCACGCTGTCCGGCGGGGAGCGCCAGCGCGTCGCCCTCGCCCGCTCGCTCGCCGCCCGCCCCCGGCTGATCCTGCTCGACGAGCCGCTCAGCGCGCTCGACGCGGGCCTGCGGGTCCGCCTCGGCGCCGACCTGCGCCGGATCCTCGTCGAAGCCGGTACGACGGCCCTGCTGGTCACCCACGACCAGGACGAGGCCTTCGCCGTGGCCGACCGGGTGGCCCTCATGCGCGCCGGCCGGATCGTGCAGGAGGGGCCCGTCGCCGAGGTGTGGGCGCAGCCGGTGGACGACGAGGCGCGGGACTTCCTGGGCGCCCGGCGCAGCTTCGGCGGGCCCGACGCCGCGCGGATCCTGGCGGCCGCCGGGCTGCCCGACGAGGACGGTGTGACGATCGTCGTACGGCCTTCGGGCAGCGGAAGTGACAGTGGAACTGGCACCGTCTCCTAG
- a CDS encoding phosphatase PAP2 family protein, with product MYRRAYTLLIGTAALMLGLAVFAAVKLDRRLLDPEGSFLGPSYIRLPLLLVGALLLDLLPLTLWRARGRPNRVLPIAKHRLKTHWTKERATLVGIGVISFYLTYVSYRNLKSFLPFVRSAPDATADKPRALSYDRELHLLDKVIFFGHDPSEVLHGIFGTTFTAEILSPIYLMFLPLVPLGVTAWLVWSRNMSFGYWFVTAQCLAWSLGTLSYYLLPTLGPGIAYASLYYGVDGLTHTGTTDLMNSIVRARGNVLYGGATGSVNSIAGFASLHCAITLLFALMVQYTLRSKILKWIFWVNFGLTVIATLYFGWHYVADDLAGIAIAIVSFYVGGVASGQKFDRHGHSHPTTTTSKVPVDVD from the coding sequence GTGTACCGCCGCGCCTATACCCTCCTCATCGGCACGGCCGCGCTCATGCTGGGCCTCGCAGTGTTCGCCGCCGTCAAGCTCGACCGGCGGCTGCTCGACCCGGAGGGCAGCTTCCTCGGGCCGTCGTACATCCGCCTCCCGCTGCTCCTGGTCGGGGCCCTGCTCCTCGACCTGCTGCCGCTGACGCTGTGGCGCGCGCGGGGGCGTCCGAACCGGGTGCTGCCGATCGCGAAGCACCGGCTGAAGACGCACTGGACCAAGGAACGGGCGACGCTCGTCGGCATCGGCGTCATCAGCTTCTACCTGACCTACGTCAGCTACCGGAACCTCAAGTCGTTCCTGCCCTTCGTGCGCTCCGCGCCGGACGCGACGGCGGACAAGCCGAGGGCGCTGTCGTACGACCGCGAGCTGCACCTGCTCGACAAGGTCATCTTCTTCGGCCACGACCCGAGCGAGGTCCTCCACGGGATCTTCGGCACGACGTTCACCGCCGAGATCCTGTCGCCGATCTACCTCATGTTCCTGCCGCTCGTGCCGCTCGGCGTCACGGCGTGGCTGGTCTGGTCGCGCAACATGTCCTTCGGCTACTGGTTCGTCACGGCGCAGTGCCTCGCCTGGTCGCTGGGCACCCTGTCGTACTACCTGCTGCCGACCCTGGGACCCGGCATCGCCTACGCCTCGCTGTACTACGGCGTCGACGGCCTCACCCACACCGGCACGACCGACCTGATGAACTCGATCGTCCGGGCCCGCGGCAACGTGCTGTACGGCGGCGCGACCGGGTCCGTGAACTCGATCGCCGGCTTCGCCAGCCTGCACTGCGCGATCACCCTGCTGTTCGCGCTGATGGTGCAGTACACGCTGCGCTCGAAGATCCTGAAGTGGATCTTCTGGGTCAACTTCGGCCTCACCGTCATCGCGACCCTCTACTTCGGCTGGCACTATGTCGCCGACGACCTCGCCGGCATCGCGATCGCCATCGTGTCCTTCTACGTGGGCGGCGTGGCGAGCGGGCAGAAGTTCGACAGGCACGGGCACTCGCACCCGACGACGACCACGTCGAAGGTGCCGGTCGACGTCGACTGA
- a CDS encoding C40 family peptidase, translating into MRTPTLGTGLLALVLTAGVVAPAIADPDGAGGGSGSSTPSAADVRAAKERAADARTDVDGIQERLAAADDALDAASVRAAKAAEAWNGARWEAQQARVRERTATAASARADKALRAQKAAYRDVLITTSGAGTDLAAANAILAADDMQALLEETASKDRVDDLLDQQRAEYDAAAGAAAKAEESATAAADEAEQALAKARTARDAAQAEADAAAATARRVGRQRVRLVATLARLQGVSVAVAQRRQDALESETRRARAAATPDPEPRPDSQPQPADGGPAPAPAPDPAPADPAPADPPAPSGGAQAAIAFARAQLGEPYQWGAAGPGSWDCSGLTSKAWAAGGKSLPHYSVAQYDVSTPISAGQLRPGDLVFWGDNGSPSSIYHVALYVGGGRIIHAPRTGRPVTEESMYYWRTPDFYARP; encoded by the coding sequence GTGCGTACGCCAACTCTCGGGACCGGACTGCTCGCGCTCGTGCTGACCGCGGGGGTGGTCGCGCCGGCGATCGCCGACCCGGACGGGGCCGGCGGCGGCTCGGGGAGCAGCACCCCCAGCGCCGCCGACGTCCGCGCGGCCAAGGAGCGTGCGGCCGACGCGCGGACCGACGTCGACGGGATCCAGGAGCGCCTCGCGGCCGCCGACGACGCCCTCGACGCCGCGTCCGTCCGGGCCGCGAAGGCGGCCGAGGCGTGGAACGGCGCCCGCTGGGAGGCGCAGCAGGCGCGGGTCCGGGAGCGGACGGCGACGGCCGCGTCGGCCCGCGCCGACAAGGCTCTGCGGGCGCAGAAGGCGGCGTACCGCGACGTCCTGATCACGACCAGCGGCGCGGGCACCGACCTCGCCGCCGCCAACGCGATCCTCGCCGCGGACGACATGCAGGCGCTGCTGGAGGAGACCGCGAGCAAGGACCGGGTCGACGACCTGCTCGATCAGCAGCGCGCCGAGTACGACGCCGCGGCCGGCGCCGCCGCGAAGGCGGAGGAGTCGGCCACGGCCGCGGCCGACGAGGCCGAGCAGGCCCTGGCGAAGGCCCGGACGGCACGCGACGCGGCGCAGGCGGAGGCCGACGCCGCGGCGGCGACGGCCCGCCGGGTCGGTCGCCAGAGGGTGCGCCTGGTCGCGACCCTGGCCCGGCTGCAGGGCGTCAGCGTCGCGGTTGCCCAGCGACGCCAGGACGCGCTCGAGTCGGAGACCCGCCGGGCACGGGCGGCCGCGACCCCCGACCCGGAGCCCCGGCCGGATTCGCAGCCCCAGCCCGCCGACGGCGGCCCCGCTCCCGCGCCCGCTCCCGACCCCGCGCCCGCGGACCCCGCGCCCGCGGACCCGCCGGCTCCCTCCGGGGGCGCCCAGGCCGCGATCGCCTTCGCCCGCGCGCAGCTCGGCGAGCCCTACCAGTGGGGCGCGGCCGGACCCGGCTCGTGGGACTGCTCGGGCCTGACCTCGAAGGCGTGGGCCGCCGGCGGCAAGAGCCTGCCGCACTACTCCGTCGCCCAGTACGACGTCTCGACGCCGATCTCCGCCGGCCAGCTCCGCCCGGGCGACCTCGTCTTCTGGGGCGACAACGGCAGCCCGTCGTCGATCTACCACGTCGCGCTCTACGTCGGCGGCGGCCGGATCATCCACGCCCCGCGCACCGGTCGCCCGGTGACCGAGGAGTCGATGTACTACTGGCGGACGCCCGACTTCTACGCGCGGCCCTGA